The following coding sequences are from one Lolium rigidum isolate FL_2022 chromosome 6, APGP_CSIRO_Lrig_0.1, whole genome shotgun sequence window:
- the LOC124662223 gene encoding probable carbohydrate esterase At4g34215: protein MAGRGGMTGTHWDGIVPSPDCSPSPSVLRLSPSLRWEQAREPLHQGIDGNRTCGVGPGMAFANAVLHSSSSSVVIGFVPCAAGGTRIAEWAKRSELYAAMVRRARAALATGGRIGAVLWYQGESDTVRWADANAYGQRMGSLVRDLRADLAMPDLLVIQVGLASGLGEYTQVVRDAQKGFALPNVRFVDAMGLPLQYYDHLHLTTQAQVQLGHMLAQSYLDHGTTKPLDTASTH, encoded by the coding sequence ATGGCGGGCCGGGGCGGCATGACGGGCACGCACTGGGACGGCATCGTCCCGTCCCCGGACTGCTCGCCGTCCCCCTCCGTCCTTCGCCTCTCCCCCTCGCTGCGCTGGGAGCAGGCGCGGGAGCCGCTGCACCAGGGCATCGACGGCAACCGCACCTGTGGTGTCGGGCCCGGGATGGCCTTCGCCAACGCCGTGCTCCACTCCAGTTCTAGCTCCGTCGTCATCGGCTTCGTGCCCTGCGCTGCCGGCGGGACGCGGATCGCGGAGTGGGCCAAGCGGTCGGAGCTGTACGCGGCCATGGTACGGCGCGCCCGGGCGGCCTTGGCCACCGGCGGCCGGATCGGAGCCGTGCTATGGTACCAGGGGGAGAGCGACACTGTGAGGTGGGCGGACGCTAACGCGTATGGGCAACGGATGGGCTCGCTCGTCCGCGACCTCCGCGCCGACCTCGCCATGCCGGATCTCCTCGTCATCCAGGTTGGACTCGCGTCAGGGCTTGGGGAGTACACCCAAGTCGTGAGGGATGCTCAGAAAGGATTCGCACTTCCGAACGTGAGGTTTGTCGACGCCATGGGGTTGCCGCTCCAGTACTACGACCACCTGCATCTCACCACCCAGGCTCAGGTCCAGCTCGGGCATATGCTGGCTCAGTCCTATTTGGATCATGGTACTACCAAGCCGTTAGATACTGCATCCACACACTAG